Proteins from one Microbacterium faecale genomic window:
- a CDS encoding S8 family serine peptidase — translation MTTRAHRRIRAALAVLVTAGALVTAPVAAVAAADPDAPAGSESPTPSPTPTPDPIRASEYWLEDYGIEDAWESTRGDGVTIAVIDSGIADEIDELDDAVAGGTDVSGVGTPDGRTPIGTNAHTRSHGTWVASLAAARGTGEDEGMIGVAPEANLLAISIGFGSVSDVSFADQVANAIVWAVDNGADIINLSVTTNQTAWGETWDKAFMYAFERDVLVVAAAGNRASGTMMVGAPATIPGVLVVGGVDPSGRASHDASTRGVTIGVSAPSEKLIGIGPTGGIDRWRGTSGAAPIVAGVAALVKAAHPNLDAGNLIHRIEETAVPAAGQNGVHDPNYGHGIIDAEAAVSANVATVERDPAAELAEWIRINRGASSSGEVEEGTSPTPAPIELPALPPPDPPAEAANPFLPSPESLREVTLPLVAITAAGILVLIGVIVVSRRVRSLRAERESNT, via the coding sequence ATGACCACCCGCGCGCATCGCCGGATCCGCGCGGCCCTCGCCGTGCTGGTGACGGCGGGTGCGCTCGTGACCGCGCCCGTGGCCGCCGTGGCGGCCGCGGACCCGGACGCGCCCGCGGGAAGCGAGTCGCCGACGCCGTCGCCGACGCCCACGCCCGACCCGATCCGGGCCTCGGAGTACTGGCTCGAGGACTACGGCATCGAGGACGCCTGGGAATCCACACGTGGCGACGGCGTGACGATCGCGGTGATCGACAGCGGCATCGCCGACGAGATCGACGAACTTGACGATGCGGTCGCGGGCGGGACCGACGTCTCGGGCGTCGGCACGCCGGACGGTCGCACACCCATCGGCACCAACGCCCACACCCGCAGTCACGGTACGTGGGTCGCCTCGCTCGCCGCGGCGCGCGGCACGGGGGAGGACGAAGGCATGATCGGCGTCGCTCCCGAGGCCAACCTGCTGGCGATCTCGATCGGCTTCGGATCCGTGAGTGACGTCTCCTTTGCCGACCAGGTGGCGAACGCGATCGTCTGGGCGGTCGACAACGGCGCCGACATCATCAATCTCTCCGTCACGACGAACCAGACCGCGTGGGGGGAGACGTGGGACAAGGCGTTCATGTACGCCTTCGAACGCGACGTGCTCGTGGTCGCCGCGGCCGGCAACCGCGCGAGCGGCACGATGATGGTCGGCGCTCCGGCGACGATTCCCGGGGTGCTCGTCGTGGGCGGCGTGGATCCGTCTGGCCGGGCGAGCCACGACGCGTCGACGCGCGGCGTGACGATCGGGGTCTCGGCGCCGAGCGAGAAGCTCATCGGAATCGGGCCGACCGGAGGCATCGACCGGTGGCGCGGCACGAGCGGCGCGGCGCCGATCGTCGCGGGCGTCGCGGCGCTCGTCAAGGCGGCCCATCCGAACCTCGACGCCGGCAACCTCATTCATCGGATCGAGGAGACGGCTGTCCCTGCGGCGGGACAGAACGGCGTTCACGATCCGAACTACGGACACGGCATCATCGACGCCGAGGCGGCCGTGTCGGCGAACGTCGCGACCGTTGAGCGCGACCCGGCCGCGGAGCTCGCAGAGTGGATCCGGATCAACCGCGGTGCCTCGTCCTCCGGCGAGGTCGAAGAGGGCACGTCGCCGACGCCCGCACCGATCGAACTGCCCGCGCTTCCGCCGCCGGATCCGCCCGCGGAAGCCGCGAATCCGTTCCTGCCGTCGCCCGAGAGCCTGCGGGAGGTGACGCTGCCGCTCGTGGCGATCACGGCCGCTGGTATTCTTGTGCTGATCGGCGTCATCGTCGTGTCACGGCGCGTTCGATCGCTTCGTGCGGAGCGCGAATCGAACACCTGA
- a CDS encoding NAD(P)/FAD-dependent oxidoreductase — translation MPKILIVGGGYAGFYTAWKLEKHLRSNEAEVVLVDPLPYMTYLPFLPEVAAGSIEPRHAVVSHRRHLKKTKIVNAKVTNIDHANKTATISAPGGEDWEYEYDQIVVTAGSISRTFPIPGIADHAIGMKSIEEAVAARDTLIRNFELAASLPKDSELRRRLLTVIVVGGGFAGIEAFAELRSAANALLGRFPEITFDETQFHLIEAMGRIMPEVSLATSEKVLKDLASRGANVHLDTQVADATDGVVTTNTGEEYPSDLIVWTAGVMANPKVVGGSDLPREPRGRITTQADLRVVTEEGDVVAGAWAAGDIAAVPDKTGGLPDGTCVPNAQHAVRQAKLLAKNLVAVIRGEEPVDYFHKNLGAVAGLGLYQGAFQSGKFGMTGFFAWLAHRGYHGLAMPTWERKWRVLWGWVHNFFLGRDLVQIEKVQDPRAFFEEYASRPKPKPDEVAPEAVKAASPEKQDA, via the coding sequence GTGCCCAAGATTCTCATCGTCGGCGGCGGCTACGCGGGCTTTTACACCGCTTGGAAGCTCGAGAAGCACCTTCGGTCGAATGAAGCCGAAGTCGTGCTGGTCGACCCGCTTCCCTACATGACCTACCTTCCGTTCCTTCCGGAGGTGGCCGCCGGTAGCATCGAGCCGCGTCACGCGGTCGTCTCGCACCGCCGACACCTCAAGAAGACGAAGATCGTCAACGCGAAGGTCACGAACATCGACCACGCGAACAAGACGGCGACGATCAGCGCCCCCGGGGGTGAGGACTGGGAGTACGAGTACGACCAGATCGTCGTCACGGCCGGATCGATCTCTCGCACCTTCCCGATCCCCGGCATCGCCGACCACGCGATCGGCATGAAGTCGATCGAGGAGGCCGTCGCGGCGCGCGACACGCTGATCCGCAACTTCGAGCTGGCCGCGAGCCTTCCGAAGGACAGCGAGCTGCGTCGCCGGCTTCTTACGGTGATTGTCGTCGGCGGCGGCTTCGCCGGTATCGAGGCGTTCGCCGAGCTCCGCTCCGCTGCGAACGCGCTGCTCGGACGCTTCCCGGAGATCACGTTCGACGAGACGCAGTTCCACCTCATCGAGGCAATGGGCCGCATCATGCCCGAGGTGTCGCTCGCGACGAGCGAGAAGGTGCTGAAGGATCTTGCCTCGCGCGGGGCCAACGTGCACCTCGACACGCAGGTCGCCGACGCGACCGACGGCGTCGTCACCACGAACACGGGCGAGGAGTACCCCTCCGACCTCATCGTGTGGACCGCGGGCGTCATGGCCAACCCGAAGGTCGTCGGCGGCAGCGATCTGCCGCGTGAGCCGCGCGGGCGCATCACGACCCAGGCCGACCTGCGGGTCGTCACGGAAGAGGGCGACGTCGTCGCGGGGGCCTGGGCGGCCGGCGACATCGCCGCGGTTCCGGACAAGACCGGCGGTTTGCCCGACGGCACGTGCGTTCCGAATGCGCAGCACGCGGTGCGTCAGGCGAAGCTGCTCGCGAAGAACCTCGTCGCGGTCATCCGCGGCGAGGAGCCGGTCGATTACTTCCACAAGAACCTCGGCGCCGTCGCGGGTCTGGGCCTGTACCAGGGTGCGTTCCAGTCCGGGAAATTCGGAATGACGGGCTTCTTCGCGTGGCTCGCGCACCGTGGCTACCACGGCCTCGCGATGCCGACGTGGGAGCGCAAGTGGCGCGTGCTGTGGGGATGGGTGCACAACTTCTTCCTCGGCCGCGATCTCGTGCAGATCGAGAAGGTTCAGGACCCGCGCGCGTTCTTCGAGGAGTACGCCTCGCGCCCCAAGCCGAAGCCGGATGAGGTCGCGCCCGAGGCGGTCAAGGCCGCTTCCCCGGAGAAGCAGGACGCCTGA
- a CDS encoding pseudouridine synthase, which yields MARFGRRILAPREGISAARLRAPGGTQTHAERDLPVPATVREWLAETVIPTRLGREEAFRDRPLTPELFVDPGELTDQRGARVGLDDAVVPGGFYFFHKPVPPEKPVPFDIEVVHEDEDLLVVDKPHFLASTPNGAFQRECVVTRMRIARGEDDIVAIHRLDRVTAGLLVLSRRAHTRGAYQVLFQQRRIRKAYRALAWLPVGWEPGADLPLDLEAGAARERISRLRKIDGERAVREIAGEPNARTSIRLVRTFRHAERWVGEFALEPHTGKTHQLRVHMNALGMPLVGDPVYPRDVNPDPYDFSDPLQLVAVELEFADPFTGEPRAFHSRRKLDPSRG from the coding sequence GTGGCACGATTCGGCAGGCGCATTCTCGCGCCCCGCGAGGGCATCTCCGCCGCCCGTCTGCGGGCGCCGGGTGGGACGCAGACGCACGCCGAGCGTGACCTGCCGGTGCCGGCGACCGTGCGGGAATGGCTCGCAGAGACCGTCATCCCCACGCGGCTCGGTCGCGAGGAGGCGTTCCGGGATCGGCCGCTGACGCCGGAGCTGTTCGTCGATCCCGGAGAGCTGACCGATCAACGGGGAGCCCGTGTTGGCCTGGACGACGCCGTCGTCCCCGGCGGGTTCTACTTCTTCCACAAGCCGGTCCCGCCGGAGAAGCCCGTCCCGTTCGACATCGAGGTCGTTCACGAGGATGAGGACCTGCTCGTCGTCGATAAGCCGCACTTCCTGGCGTCGACCCCGAACGGCGCCTTCCAACGCGAATGCGTTGTCACCCGCATGCGCATCGCGCGCGGCGAGGATGACATCGTCGCGATCCACCGTCTCGACCGCGTGACGGCCGGTCTTCTCGTCCTCTCCCGTCGCGCCCACACGCGGGGTGCCTATCAGGTGCTGTTTCAACAGCGGCGCATTCGCAAGGCGTACCGCGCGCTCGCCTGGCTGCCGGTCGGGTGGGAGCCGGGCGCTGACCTGCCGCTCGACCTCGAGGCCGGTGCGGCACGCGAGCGGATCAGCCGTCTACGCAAGATCGACGGCGAGCGCGCCGTGCGTGAGATCGCGGGCGAGCCGAACGCCCGCACCTCGATCCGGCTCGTGCGCACGTTCCGTCACGCCGAGCGGTGGGTGGGGGAGTTCGCCCTGGAGCCGCACACGGGCAAGACCCATCAACTGCGCGTGCACATGAACGCGCTCGGGATGCCGCTCGTCGGCGACCCCGTTTATCCGCGGGACGTGAATCCCGATCCGTACGACTTCTCGGATCCGCTGCAGCTCGTCGCCGTCGAGCTCGAGTTCGCGGATCCGTTCACGGGCGAGCCGCGCGCGTTTCATTCGCGACGGAAGCTGGATCCGTCGCGCGGATGA
- a CDS encoding MDR family MFS transporter, with product MRAQPAPRDAIDPAGMRVIWLLLVAAFVAILNETTMAIAIPQLNITLGIPEEQGQWFTSAFMLTMAVVIPTTGFLLQRFTTRQVFLSAITLFSVGTAVCLVAPGFFVLLLGRIIQAGGTGIMMPLLMTTMMNVVPPHSRGRMMGRVGLVISLAPALGPTLSGVILDTLGWRYIFAIILPIALIAMALGAKWMTNLGETTTAPIDVISVVMSALAFGGIVFGLSQLGSAEAEVGVLPIALLVIGVIVLAVFVWRQVRLQRTDRALLDMRVFRSKNFVIAVLIMTVVSFAMFGTLSMLPLVLQTVSQLDATQSGLVLLPGSILMGLLGPVMGRIYDARGPKTLLIPATILIALAMFTYSTIGPETPMWFIIIVQIALSLGLAGSFTPLFSASLGSLRRHLYSHGSAALNTMQQVAGAAGTALLIGIYSALLHTGVDEGQTAQTAGTTGAHTAFLLGACIAVIPVILAFFITKPADDQEEQAPIEA from the coding sequence ATGCGCGCCCAGCCTGCCCCGCGCGATGCGATCGACCCCGCGGGTATGCGGGTGATCTGGCTGCTCCTCGTCGCGGCGTTCGTCGCGATCCTCAACGAGACGACGATGGCGATCGCCATCCCGCAGCTCAACATCACGCTCGGGATCCCCGAGGAGCAGGGCCAGTGGTTCACGAGCGCCTTCATGCTCACGATGGCCGTCGTCATCCCGACGACCGGCTTCCTGCTGCAGCGCTTCACGACACGGCAGGTGTTCCTGTCGGCGATCACGCTCTTCTCCGTCGGCACCGCCGTGTGCCTCGTCGCGCCCGGCTTCTTCGTGCTGCTCCTCGGCCGCATCATCCAGGCCGGCGGAACGGGCATCATGATGCCGCTGCTCATGACGACGATGATGAACGTCGTGCCGCCCCACTCCCGCGGGCGCATGATGGGCCGCGTCGGCCTCGTGATCTCGCTGGCGCCCGCACTGGGCCCGACCTTGTCCGGCGTCATCCTCGACACGCTCGGCTGGCGCTACATCTTCGCGATCATCCTGCCGATCGCGCTCATCGCGATGGCGCTCGGCGCCAAGTGGATGACCAACCTCGGCGAGACGACGACCGCTCCGATCGACGTGATATCGGTCGTGATGTCGGCTCTCGCGTTCGGTGGCATCGTGTTCGGCCTGAGTCAGCTCGGCAGCGCCGAGGCCGAGGTCGGCGTCCTGCCGATCGCGCTCCTCGTGATCGGCGTCATCGTGCTCGCGGTGTTCGTCTGGCGCCAGGTGCGGTTGCAGCGCACCGACCGTGCGCTGCTCGACATGCGCGTGTTCCGCTCGAAGAACTTCGTCATCGCGGTGCTCATCATGACGGTGGTCTCGTTTGCAATGTTCGGCACCCTGTCGATGCTGCCGCTCGTGCTCCAGACCGTCTCACAGCTCGACGCGACCCAGTCGGGCCTCGTGCTGCTGCCGGGCTCCATCCTGATGGGTCTGCTCGGCCCGGTGATGGGGCGAATCTACGACGCGCGCGGCCCGAAGACGCTGCTGATCCCGGCCACGATCCTCATCGCGCTGGCGATGTTCACGTACTCGACGATCGGGCCCGAGACGCCGATGTGGTTCATCATCATCGTGCAGATCGCGCTGTCGCTCGGGCTCGCCGGGTCGTTCACGCCACTGTTCTCCGCCTCGCTCGGCTCGCTCCGCCGCCACCTGTATTCGCACGGTTCCGCGGCGCTCAACACGATGCAGCAGGTCGCGGGTGCCGCCGGTACCGCTCTGCTCATCGGGATCTACTCGGCGCTTCTGCACACGGGCGTTGACGAAGGCCAGACGGCTCAGACCGCTGGCACGACCGGTGCCCACACGGCGTTCCTCCTCGGCGCGTGCATCGCCGTGATCCCGGTGATCTTGGCGTTCTTCATCACGAAGCCCGCCGACGATCAGGAGGAGCAGGCCCCGATCGAGGCCTGA
- a CDS encoding ABC transporter ATP-binding protein — MGRPMGVGLRGPVDVAAQRRRNAEAPRIPHLGRRVLALFRPYRRRVFATILLVILGAVLGVVPPLVIQRVFDEALFPDSGPVQLGLLGALIGFMIGLYVAAAVTQVAQTWLTSSVGNRVAGDLRTRMFDHLQRMELAFFTRTRTGVIQSRLQNDIGGVSSVLTSTVTSIVGNAVTVIASLVAMILIDWRLTIIAVILLPLLVFVQRRVGQARARIAAETQQSLSDMTAITQETLSVSGILLSKSFNRQGAESERFARENRNQIRLQVRQTMSGQGFFALVSALMSSVPALIYLAAGFLLAGDVGSLTAGTVVAFTTVQARLAMPLVSLMRVALDVQTSTALFARIFEYLDLTPAIADRDDALDVADVPGPVGRIEFRGVTFRYPDAAAETTATLDDVSFVVEPGQDVAFVGPSGAGKTTIAYLVPRMYEASSGSVLFAGADVRDLSATSIIDHVGIVSQETYLFHATIEENLRYAKPDASADEIVAACRQANIHDRIESFEHGYETVVGERGYRLSGGEKQRIAIARVLLKDPPVLLLDEATSALDAVGERIVQDALDLAARGRTTITIAHRLSTVVSSDVIHVLERGRIVESGTHAELLARGGSYATLVAEQVT, encoded by the coding sequence ATGGGCAGACCGATGGGCGTGGGCTTGCGGGGCCCCGTCGACGTGGCGGCGCAGCGGCGTCGAAACGCCGAGGCGCCGCGCATCCCGCACCTGGGGCGACGCGTCCTCGCGCTGTTCCGTCCGTATCGTCGACGCGTGTTCGCGACGATCCTGCTCGTGATACTCGGTGCGGTACTCGGCGTCGTGCCGCCGCTCGTCATCCAGCGCGTGTTCGATGAGGCGCTGTTTCCCGACTCCGGCCCCGTGCAGCTCGGTCTGCTCGGGGCGCTCATCGGGTTCATGATCGGCCTGTACGTGGCCGCGGCCGTGACGCAGGTCGCGCAGACCTGGCTGACCTCGAGCGTCGGCAATCGCGTCGCGGGTGACCTGCGCACACGCATGTTCGATCATCTGCAGCGGATGGAGCTCGCCTTCTTCACGCGCACCCGGACGGGGGTGATCCAGTCGCGGCTGCAGAACGACATCGGCGGGGTGTCGAGTGTGCTGACGAGCACCGTGACGAGCATCGTCGGCAACGCCGTGACCGTGATCGCCTCGCTCGTGGCGATGATCCTCATCGACTGGCGACTCACGATCATCGCCGTGATCCTGCTGCCGCTGCTCGTGTTCGTGCAGCGCCGCGTGGGGCAAGCCAGGGCGCGCATCGCGGCCGAGACGCAGCAGTCGCTGTCGGATATGACCGCCATCACGCAGGAGACGCTGAGCGTGTCGGGGATCCTCCTGTCGAAGTCCTTCAATCGGCAGGGCGCCGAGTCCGAGCGCTTCGCGCGGGAGAACCGCAACCAGATCCGCCTGCAGGTGCGGCAGACGATGAGCGGTCAGGGCTTCTTCGCGCTCGTGAGCGCGCTGATGTCGTCGGTCCCCGCGCTCATCTACCTCGCCGCGGGATTCCTGCTCGCGGGTGACGTCGGATCCCTCACCGCGGGCACGGTCGTCGCGTTCACGACCGTGCAGGCGCGGCTCGCGATGCCGCTCGTCAGCCTGATGCGGGTCGCGCTGGACGTGCAGACGTCCACCGCGCTCTTCGCACGCATCTTCGAATACCTCGACCTGACGCCCGCGATCGCGGACCGCGACGACGCTCTTGACGTCGCCGACGTGCCGGGCCCCGTCGGCCGCATCGAGTTTCGCGGCGTCACGTTCCGTTATCCGGATGCGGCGGCGGAGACGACCGCGACGCTCGACGACGTCTCCTTCGTCGTCGAGCCGGGGCAGGACGTGGCCTTCGTCGGACCGAGCGGTGCGGGCAAGACGACGATCGCCTACCTCGTGCCGCGGATGTACGAGGCCTCAAGCGGGAGCGTGCTGTTCGCGGGCGCCGATGTGCGCGATCTGTCGGCGACGTCGATCATCGACCACGTCGGCATCGTCAGTCAGGAGACCTACCTGTTCCATGCGACGATCGAGGAGAACCTGCGCTACGCGAAGCCGGATGCAAGCGCCGACGAGATCGTCGCGGCCTGTCGCCAGGCGAACATCCACGACCGCATCGAGAGCTTCGAGCACGGCTACGAGACGGTCGTCGGCGAGCGCGGCTACCGCCTGTCCGGCGGCGAGAAGCAGCGGATCGCGATCGCGCGCGTGCTGCTGAAGGATCCGCCCGTGCTGCTGCTGGACGAGGCGACGAGCGCCCTCGACGCCGTCGGCGAGCGGATTGTGCAGGACGCACTCGATCTCGCGGCGCGCGGGCGCACCACGATCACCATCGCCCACCGGCTCTCGACCGTCGTCTCCTCGGACGTGATCCACGTGCTCGAGCGCGGTCGGATCGTCGAGAGCGGCACGCACGCCGAACTGCTCGCCCGGGGCGGGTCCTACGCGACGCTCGTCGCGGAGCAGGTCACCTAG
- a CDS encoding NUDIX hydrolase, protein MTPAADDPIRVAVSTVIFSVRTREDRDVLMIPLVRRTRDPFVGSWALPGGWLASDEGLGLAAGRTLAETTGLAPSWLEQLYTFGDLDRSPSRVVSIVYWALLRSDLVEAQREAVDAPENVAWFDVDDLPQLAFDHRHIIDYAVWRLRNKAGYSRIAAGLLPDEFTLAELRAVYETVLGRRLDPSNFRRLLEGSEALVPTERFRTGSHRPARIFRYNSEVELADLGPLGSS, encoded by the coding sequence GTGACACCTGCCGCAGACGATCCGATCCGCGTCGCCGTCTCGACCGTGATCTTCTCGGTGCGCACGCGCGAGGACCGCGACGTGCTGATGATCCCCCTCGTGAGACGCACGCGCGATCCGTTCGTCGGATCTTGGGCGCTGCCGGGCGGATGGCTCGCGTCTGACGAGGGCCTCGGCCTCGCCGCGGGACGGACGCTCGCTGAGACGACCGGGCTCGCACCGAGCTGGCTCGAGCAGCTGTACACCTTCGGCGACCTCGACCGGTCGCCCTCGCGGGTCGTGTCGATCGTCTACTGGGCGCTGCTGCGCAGCGACCTCGTGGAAGCGCAGCGAGAGGCCGTCGACGCTCCCGAGAACGTCGCGTGGTTCGACGTCGACGACCTGCCGCAGCTGGCCTTCGACCACCGGCACATCATCGACTACGCCGTGTGGCGCCTGCGCAACAAGGCCGGGTACAGCCGCATCGCCGCGGGCCTGCTGCCCGACGAGTTCACGCTCGCCGAACTGCGCGCCGTCTACGAGACCGTTCTCGGCCGCCGCCTCGATCCGTCGAACTTCCGGCGACTGCTCGAGGGCAGCGAGGCGCTTGTGCCGACCGAGCGATTCCGCACAGGATCACACCGCCCCGCGCGCATCTTCCGCTACAACAGTGAGGTGGAGCTCGCCGACCTCGGCCCACTCGGCTCGTCCTGA
- a CDS encoding cysteine desulfurase family protein, with protein sequence MTLYLDHAATSPVRRGVLDAMAPFLTTRFGNPSSTHAVGDAAARALEEARRGVARHLGMRPNDVIFTSGGTESNNLAIKGIAVAAALDRGARHVVTTAIEHSSILESMRQLRRVHGFEVTVLPVDRHGVVDPAAVGRALRADTALMALGAANNEVGTVQPVTQIRDVCRAASVPLHVDAVQAAGWLPLSGVAAEGRRSPLGDAVALSGHKIGAPAGSGVLAVRQRIPLEPLLHGGGQERGRRSGTESVAGAVALRTALDVAEAERESAAQRVSDVRDAFVRDVLARVDGADLTGHPTERLPHIASFTVAGAGGESVLLDLERRGVIASSGSACSAASVDPSHVLVALGIGDDLARTAIRFSLAASTPDLTPVVAALAEAVSAHVGAGR encoded by the coding sequence GTGACCCTGTACCTCGATCACGCCGCGACCTCCCCGGTGCGTCGCGGCGTCCTCGACGCCATGGCGCCATTCCTCACCACGCGGTTCGGCAACCCGTCGAGCACGCACGCGGTGGGCGACGCCGCTGCGCGCGCCCTCGAGGAGGCGCGACGCGGTGTCGCTCGACACCTGGGCATGCGACCCAACGACGTGATCTTCACCTCCGGCGGCACCGAATCGAACAACCTCGCGATCAAGGGAATCGCGGTGGCCGCCGCACTCGACCGCGGCGCGCGCCACGTCGTGACCACGGCGATCGAGCATTCCTCGATCCTCGAGTCGATGCGCCAGCTGCGGCGCGTGCACGGCTTCGAAGTGACGGTGCTGCCGGTCGACCGGCACGGCGTCGTGGACCCGGCTGCGGTCGGCCGCGCCCTCCGCGCGGACACGGCACTCATGGCGCTCGGCGCCGCGAACAACGAGGTGGGCACGGTACAGCCGGTCACGCAGATCCGCGACGTCTGCCGGGCGGCGAGCGTTCCGCTGCACGTCGATGCGGTGCAGGCCGCCGGGTGGCTTCCGCTCTCCGGCGTGGCGGCGGAGGGGCGCCGCTCGCCCCTGGGTGACGCGGTCGCGCTCTCCGGCCACAAGATCGGCGCGCCCGCGGGCAGTGGCGTGCTCGCGGTGCGTCAGCGGATCCCGCTCGAGCCGCTGCTGCACGGCGGCGGCCAGGAGCGCGGCCGGCGCTCCGGCACCGAGTCGGTCGCCGGGGCCGTCGCGCTGCGCACCGCGCTCGACGTCGCTGAGGCGGAGCGTGAGAGCGCCGCGCAGCGCGTCTCCGACGTGCGCGACGCGTTCGTCCGCGACGTGCTCGCGCGCGTCGACGGTGCGGACCTCACGGGCCACCCGACGGAGCGCCTGCCGCACATCGCGAGCTTCACGGTCGCCGGAGCGGGCGGCGAGAGCGTGCTGCTCGACCTGGAACGGCGCGGCGTGATCGCCTCGAGCGGATCCGCGTGCTCCGCAGCAAGCGTCGACCCCTCGCACGTGCTCGTCGCGCTCGGCATCGGCGACGACCTGGCACGCACCGCGATCCGGTTCTCACTCGCGGCATCGACCCCCGATCTGACGCCCGTCGTCGCCGCACTCGCCGAGGCCGTCTCGGCGCACGTGGGGGCGGGTCGGTAG
- the nadC gene encoding carboxylating nicotinate-nucleotide diphosphorylase, whose translation MLTTAAIDRVVRLALDEDAPWGDLTSEALIPAGAVARAELVAREAGVFSGGDVFRAAFTTADSRIQVEILAEEGGRFDAGVRLARIDGPARSVLTAERVALNLVQRMCGVSTLTARFVDAVRDTPARIVDTRKTTPGLRALERHAVIAGGGRNHRYSLSDAVLAKDNHLAVLAGRPLADVLRDARERLPHTTHFEVEVDHVDQIDPVIAAGVDTIMFDNFSIDDLRRGVELVAGRVVVEASGGVTLDSVAEIARTGVDVISVGALTHSAVAIDLGLDIALTEGAVTPGAP comes from the coding sequence ATGCTGACCACCGCTGCCATCGATCGCGTTGTTCGACTCGCCCTCGACGAGGACGCCCCGTGGGGCGACCTCACGAGCGAGGCGCTGATCCCCGCCGGCGCGGTCGCGCGCGCCGAGCTCGTCGCCCGCGAGGCCGGCGTGTTCAGCGGCGGCGACGTGTTCCGTGCGGCCTTCACCACCGCCGACTCACGGATCCAGGTGGAGATCCTCGCCGAGGAGGGAGGGCGCTTCGACGCCGGCGTCCGCCTCGCGCGGATCGACGGGCCAGCCCGATCCGTCCTGACGGCCGAACGCGTCGCCCTCAATCTCGTCCAGCGCATGTGCGGCGTCTCGACGTTGACGGCTCGGTTCGTCGACGCCGTCCGTGACACTCCGGCGCGCATCGTCGACACGCGCAAGACCACGCCCGGACTGCGCGCGCTCGAACGTCACGCTGTCATCGCGGGCGGCGGACGCAACCACCGGTATTCGCTGTCCGACGCGGTACTGGCCAAAGACAACCACCTCGCGGTGCTGGCGGGGCGGCCGCTCGCCGACGTGCTGCGCGACGCTCGAGAGCGTCTGCCCCACACGACGCACTTCGAGGTGGAGGTCGATCACGTCGACCAGATCGACCCCGTGATCGCCGCGGGCGTCGACACGATCATGTTCGACAACTTCTCGATCGACGACCTGCGACGTGGCGTGGAGCTCGTCGCCGGCCGCGTGGTCGTCGAGGCGTCGGGCGGCGTGACGCTCGACTCCGTCGCGGAGATCGCGCGCACCGGCGTCGACGTCATCTCGGTGGGCGCGCTCACACACTCGGCCGTCGCGATCGATCTCGGCCTCGACATCGCCCTGACGGAGGGCGCTGTCACCCCTGGCGCGCCGTGA